In Carya illinoinensis cultivar Pawnee chromosome 6, C.illinoinensisPawnee_v1, whole genome shotgun sequence, a single genomic region encodes these proteins:
- the LOC122312387 gene encoding U-box domain-containing protein 45-like isoform X2, whose protein sequence is MILIQKIVNELDDTVFTLDPLEKHVGDEIIALLQKGEKINNSNVNNELECFHQAATKLGITSSRAALTERRALKKLIERARVEEDKRKESIVVHLLHLMRKYSKLFRSEISDDNDSQGSTPCSPTVQGSLDDCEPSGNGHPFEGLKPNNRRSGQMPPEELRCPISLQLMYDPVVIASGQTYERICIEKWIGDGHNTCPKTQQKLSHLSLTPNYCVKGLIASWCEQNGVYIPDGPPESLDHNNVRLALSESESAISRAMDSVGSCNPKGVKAIPLEECGTTEEVEGNEMENLSPKLEECELGLLESYQHFLSVLDEEEDLRKKCIVVEQIRLLLKDDEEARIFMGGNGFVEALLRFLDSALHEGNVMAQESGAMALFNLAVNNSRNKEMMFAAGVISLLEEMISNPNSHGSATALYLNLSFLEEAKPVIGSSPAVPFLTQILRANTEPQCKLDALHALYNVSTLPSNILNLISAGIVSGLQSLLAASGDHRWAEKVIAVLINLASCQSGKDEIISAPGLIGGLATMLDIGEPIEQEQAVSCLLILCKGNEKCSQIVLQEGVIPALVSMSVNGTSRGKDKARKLLMLFREHRQRDQPPPTVMHRLAEKRENPMPALESKPLCKSISRRKMGKAFSFWRSKSYSVYQC, encoded by the exons ATGATCCTG ATTCAGAAGATTGTGAATGAACTTGACGATACTGTCTTCACGCTTGATCCATTAGAGAAGCATGTTGGTGATGAAATTATTGCATTGCTCCAGAAGGGGGAAAAAATCAATAACAGTAATGTTAATAACGAGCTAGAATGTTTTCACCAGGCTGCTACTAAACTTGGAATAACCTCTTCGAGAGCAGCTCTTACAGAGAGAAGAGCTCTCAAGAAACTCATAGAAAGAGCTCGTGTGGAAGAAGACAAGAGGAAGGAATCAATTGTGGTTCATCTCTTACATCTCATGAGAAAGTACTCCAAATTATTTAGAAGTGAGATCTCTGATGACAATGATTCACAGGGTTCTACTCCTTGTTCTCCCACTGTTCAGGGCTCTCTTGATGATTGTGAACCTAGTGGCAATGGTCATCCCTTTGAAGGGTTGAAGCCAAACAACAGAAGATCAGGGCAGATGCCTCCTGAAGAATTGAGGTGTCCAATATCATTGCAGCTTATGTATGATCCGGTGGTCATTGCTTCTGGGCAAACATATGAGAGGATCTGCATTGAGAAATGGATTGGTGATGGGCATAATACCTGCCCAAAGACTCAACAGAAGCTCTCACATCTCTCATTGACTCCTAATTACTGTGTTAAAGGTCTCATTGCTAGTTGGTGTGAACAGAATGGAGTTTATATTCCTGATGGGCCTCCTGAGTCTCTTGACCACAACAATGTGAGGCTGGCATTATCCGAGTCTGAATCTGCAATTTCAAGAGCTATGGACAGTGTTGGCTCTTGCAATCCAAAGGGGGTTAAGGCTATTCCTTTAGAGGAGTGTGGTACCACAGAGGAGGTTGAAGGAAATGAAATGGAAAATTTGTCTCCTAAGCTGGAAGAGTGTGAGCTTGGTTTGTTGGAAAGTTACCAGCATTTTCTGTCTGTCTTGGATGAGGAGGAAGATTTGAGGAAAAAGTGTATAGTGGTGGAGCAAATAAGGTTGTTGCTGAAGGATGACGAGGAGGCTAGGATTTTTATGGGGGGCAATGGGTTTGTGGAAGCTCTTTTGCGATTTCTAGATTCAGCTTTGCATGAAGGGAATGTAATGGCTCAGGAAAGTGGTGCCATGGCTCTCTTCAACCTAGCTGTCAACAATAGCAG aaACAAGGAAATGATGTTTGCTGCAGGAGTAATTTCCTTGTTGGAGGAGATGATCTCCAACCCCAATTCCCATGGATCTGCCACAGCTCTCTATCTGAACCTGTCCTTCCTTGAAGAAGCCAAGCCTGTCATTGGCTCAAGTCCGGCAGTTCCTTTCTTAACCCAGATCCTTCGAGCTAATACTGAACCCCAGTGCAAGCTTGATGCCCTCCATGCCCTCTATAATGTCTCCACTCTTCCATCCAATATTCTAAACCTCATTTCAGCTGGTATCGTCAGTGGCCTCCAATCCCTTCTTGCAGCTTCTGGTGATCATAGGTGGGCAGAAAAAGTCATTGCTGTCCTTATAAACCTGGCTTCATGTCAGTCAGGAAAGGATGAGATTATATCAGCACCTGGCCTTATTGGTGGACTAGCAACAATGCTAGACATTGGCGAGCCTATTGAGCAGGAGCAAGCTGTCTCATGTCTCTTGATTTTGTGCAAGGGAAATGAGAAATGCAGTCAAATTGTTCTACAAGAAGGGGTAATACCTGCACTGGTGTCAATGTCAGTGAACGGGACTTCCAGGGGGAAAGATAAGGCTCGGAAACTTCTGATGCTGTTTAGGGAGCATCGACAACGAGACCAACCACCACCTACTGTGATGCATCGGCTTGCTGAAAAGAGGGAGAATCCTATGCCTGCATTAGAATCGAAGCCGCTATGTAAATCAATCTCTAGAAGAAAGATGGGTAAAGCATTTAGCTTTTGGAGAAGCAAGAGCTATTCAGTTTATCAATGTTAG
- the LOC122312387 gene encoding U-box domain-containing protein 6-like isoform X1: protein MDITEVEENLFAATDAKLHGEMCKILSAIYCKVISVFPTLEAARPRSKSGIQALCSLHVALEKAKNVLQHCSECSKLYLAITGDSVILKFEKARCALQDSLRHIDDIVPQSIGSQIQKIVNELDDTVFTLDPLEKHVGDEIIALLQKGEKINNSNVNNELECFHQAATKLGITSSRAALTERRALKKLIERARVEEDKRKESIVVHLLHLMRKYSKLFRSEISDDNDSQGSTPCSPTVQGSLDDCEPSGNGHPFEGLKPNNRRSGQMPPEELRCPISLQLMYDPVVIASGQTYERICIEKWIGDGHNTCPKTQQKLSHLSLTPNYCVKGLIASWCEQNGVYIPDGPPESLDHNNVRLALSESESAISRAMDSVGSCNPKGVKAIPLEECGTTEEVEGNEMENLSPKLEECELGLLESYQHFLSVLDEEEDLRKKCIVVEQIRLLLKDDEEARIFMGGNGFVEALLRFLDSALHEGNVMAQESGAMALFNLAVNNSRNKEMMFAAGVISLLEEMISNPNSHGSATALYLNLSFLEEAKPVIGSSPAVPFLTQILRANTEPQCKLDALHALYNVSTLPSNILNLISAGIVSGLQSLLAASGDHRWAEKVIAVLINLASCQSGKDEIISAPGLIGGLATMLDIGEPIEQEQAVSCLLILCKGNEKCSQIVLQEGVIPALVSMSVNGTSRGKDKARKLLMLFREHRQRDQPPPTVMHRLAEKRENPMPALESKPLCKSISRRKMGKAFSFWRSKSYSVYQC, encoded by the exons ATGGACATTACAGAGGTAGAAGAAAATTTGTTTGCAGCAACTGATGCCAAG TTACATGGAGAAATGTGCAAGATACTCTCTGCGATATATTGCAAGGTAATATCAGTCTTCCCTACCTTAGAAGCAGCACGCCCAAGGAGCAAATCTGGCATTCAGGCATTGTGCTCATTGCATGTAGCACTTGAGAAGGCAAAGAATGTTCTTCAACACTGCTCAGAATGTAGTAAACTCTACTTG GCTATAACTGGGGATTCTGTTATTCTAAAGTTCGAGAAGGCAAGATGTGCACTTCAAGACAGTCTCAGGCACATCGACGATATTGTCCCACAATCAATTGGTTCTCAG ATTCAGAAGATTGTGAATGAACTTGACGATACTGTCTTCACGCTTGATCCATTAGAGAAGCATGTTGGTGATGAAATTATTGCATTGCTCCAGAAGGGGGAAAAAATCAATAACAGTAATGTTAATAACGAGCTAGAATGTTTTCACCAGGCTGCTACTAAACTTGGAATAACCTCTTCGAGAGCAGCTCTTACAGAGAGAAGAGCTCTCAAGAAACTCATAGAAAGAGCTCGTGTGGAAGAAGACAAGAGGAAGGAATCAATTGTGGTTCATCTCTTACATCTCATGAGAAAGTACTCCAAATTATTTAGAAGTGAGATCTCTGATGACAATGATTCACAGGGTTCTACTCCTTGTTCTCCCACTGTTCAGGGCTCTCTTGATGATTGTGAACCTAGTGGCAATGGTCATCCCTTTGAAGGGTTGAAGCCAAACAACAGAAGATCAGGGCAGATGCCTCCTGAAGAATTGAGGTGTCCAATATCATTGCAGCTTATGTATGATCCGGTGGTCATTGCTTCTGGGCAAACATATGAGAGGATCTGCATTGAGAAATGGATTGGTGATGGGCATAATACCTGCCCAAAGACTCAACAGAAGCTCTCACATCTCTCATTGACTCCTAATTACTGTGTTAAAGGTCTCATTGCTAGTTGGTGTGAACAGAATGGAGTTTATATTCCTGATGGGCCTCCTGAGTCTCTTGACCACAACAATGTGAGGCTGGCATTATCCGAGTCTGAATCTGCAATTTCAAGAGCTATGGACAGTGTTGGCTCTTGCAATCCAAAGGGGGTTAAGGCTATTCCTTTAGAGGAGTGTGGTACCACAGAGGAGGTTGAAGGAAATGAAATGGAAAATTTGTCTCCTAAGCTGGAAGAGTGTGAGCTTGGTTTGTTGGAAAGTTACCAGCATTTTCTGTCTGTCTTGGATGAGGAGGAAGATTTGAGGAAAAAGTGTATAGTGGTGGAGCAAATAAGGTTGTTGCTGAAGGATGACGAGGAGGCTAGGATTTTTATGGGGGGCAATGGGTTTGTGGAAGCTCTTTTGCGATTTCTAGATTCAGCTTTGCATGAAGGGAATGTAATGGCTCAGGAAAGTGGTGCCATGGCTCTCTTCAACCTAGCTGTCAACAATAGCAG aaACAAGGAAATGATGTTTGCTGCAGGAGTAATTTCCTTGTTGGAGGAGATGATCTCCAACCCCAATTCCCATGGATCTGCCACAGCTCTCTATCTGAACCTGTCCTTCCTTGAAGAAGCCAAGCCTGTCATTGGCTCAAGTCCGGCAGTTCCTTTCTTAACCCAGATCCTTCGAGCTAATACTGAACCCCAGTGCAAGCTTGATGCCCTCCATGCCCTCTATAATGTCTCCACTCTTCCATCCAATATTCTAAACCTCATTTCAGCTGGTATCGTCAGTGGCCTCCAATCCCTTCTTGCAGCTTCTGGTGATCATAGGTGGGCAGAAAAAGTCATTGCTGTCCTTATAAACCTGGCTTCATGTCAGTCAGGAAAGGATGAGATTATATCAGCACCTGGCCTTATTGGTGGACTAGCAACAATGCTAGACATTGGCGAGCCTATTGAGCAGGAGCAAGCTGTCTCATGTCTCTTGATTTTGTGCAAGGGAAATGAGAAATGCAGTCAAATTGTTCTACAAGAAGGGGTAATACCTGCACTGGTGTCAATGTCAGTGAACGGGACTTCCAGGGGGAAAGATAAGGCTCGGAAACTTCTGATGCTGTTTAGGGAGCATCGACAACGAGACCAACCACCACCTACTGTGATGCATCGGCTTGCTGAAAAGAGGGAGAATCCTATGCCTGCATTAGAATCGAAGCCGCTATGTAAATCAATCTCTAGAAGAAAGATGGGTAAAGCATTTAGCTTTTGGAGAAGCAAGAGCTATTCAGTTTATCAATGTTAG
- the LOC122314363 gene encoding proteasome subunit beta type-5 translates to MKLDTSGLESSAPLFGSSNELIDGISAGPSFEIPDTMDFDGFQKEAVQMVKPAKGTTTLAFIFKEGVMVAADSRASMGGYISSQSVKKIIEINPYMLGTMAGGAADCQFWHRNLGIKCRLHELANKRRISVTGASKLLANILFSYRGMGLSVGTMIAGWDETGPGLYYVDSEGGRLKGTRFSVGSGSPYAYGVLDNGYRYDMSIEEAAELARRAIYHATFRDAASGGVASVYYVGPDGWKKLSGDDVGELHYKYYPVMPSTVEQEMVEVAGA, encoded by the exons atgaagctggATACTAGTGGTCTTGAATCATCTGCACCATTGTTCGGGTCAAGCAATGAGCTTATTGATGGGATTTCAGCTGGCCCATCATTTGAGATTCCTGATACGATGGAC TTTGATGGCTTTCAGAAAGAGGCTGTACAAATGGTCAAGCCAGCTAAGGGAACAACCACGCTTGCCTTCATATTCAAGGAGGGTGTCATGGTCGCTGCTGATTCTCGAGCTAGCATGGGAGGCTATATCT CATCGCAGTCTGTGAAGAAAATTATTGAAATCAATCCTTACATGCTTggcactatggctggaggagcTGCTGACTGTCAGTTTTGGCACCGGAATCTGGGTATTAAG TGCCGACTGCATGAATTGGCAAACAAGCGCAGAATTTCAGTTACTGGGGCATCAAAGCTGCTGGCAAACATTCTGTTCTCTTACCGTGGAATGGGTCTTTCTGTTGGGACCATGATTGCTGGATGGGATGAAACG GGACCTGGGCTATATTATGTTGACAGTGAAGGAGGAAGGCTTAAAGGAACACGATTTTCAGTTGGCTCTGGCTCACCCTATGCTTATGGTGTGCTGGATAATGG CTACCGATATGATATGTCAATCGAAGAAGCTGCAGAGTTGGCCAGACGGGCTATTTATCATGCAACATTCCGTGATGCGGCCAGTGGTGGAGTTGCTAgcg TTTATTATGTGGGGCCCGATGGGTGGAAGAAGCTCTCTGGGGATGATGTTGGGGAACTTCATTACAAATACTATCCAGTTATGCCAAGTACAGTGGAACAGGAAATGGTTGAAGTGGCTGGGGCGTAA